In one Alphaproteobacteria bacterium genomic region, the following are encoded:
- a CDS encoding ABC transporter permease subunit (The N-terminal region of this protein, as described by TIGR01726, is a three transmembrane segment that identifies a subfamily of ABC transporter permease subunits, which specificities that include histidine, arginine, glutamine, glutamate, L-cystine (sic), the opines (in Agrobacterium) octopine and nopaline, etc.): MRKGHAPPTSRLGGARPPRAYVWARNSLLIGLAVAALTQTNWPILAGYLDRLVSGLLVTLALTACAIIGGALIALPLAIWHLFGGKRVAVGLFCYSYAVRGTPLLLQLFLIYYGAGDLRPLLEEIGLWWLFRDPFFAAAIVFIINSSAYQFEIYRGAIAAVPKGQWEGAASLGLRKTIAFRKIILPQAARLSLRPFGNELIFAVKGSAIASVITVYDLMGQTRLIFSRTYDFEVYFYAATAYLVIVEAVRQVWDRIERRLSSPY, translated from the coding sequence ATGCGGAAGGGTCATGCCCCTCCAACCTCGCGCCTCGGCGGCGCAAGGCCCCCGCGGGCATATGTTTGGGCGCGCAACAGCTTACTCATAGGCCTGGCGGTCGCGGCGCTGACGCAGACCAACTGGCCGATTCTAGCAGGCTATCTGGATCGGTTGGTGTCGGGCTTGCTCGTCACGCTGGCTTTAACGGCATGTGCCATCATCGGCGGCGCGCTGATCGCGCTGCCCCTGGCCATCTGGCATCTCTTCGGCGGAAAAAGGGTCGCTGTCGGCCTGTTCTGTTACAGCTATGCGGTGCGGGGAACGCCGCTTCTGCTGCAACTGTTCCTGATTTACTACGGGGCTGGCGACCTCCGTCCGCTCCTGGAGGAAATCGGCCTCTGGTGGCTGTTTCGAGATCCGTTCTTTGCGGCCGCGATCGTCTTTATCATCAATAGTTCCGCCTATCAGTTCGAAATCTACAGAGGGGCTATTGCTGCGGTACCAAAGGGACAATGGGAAGGCGCGGCCTCATTGGGTCTGCGGAAAACCATCGCATTCCGAAAAATAATCCTGCCCCAGGCTGCCAGGTTGTCGTTGAGGCCGTTTGGAAATGAACTGATTTTTGCTGTTAAGGGATCGGCAATCGCATCCGTGATCACTGTCTACGACCTGATGGGACAGACGCGATTGATCTTCTCACGCACCTATGACTTTGAGGTCTATTTCTATGCCGCAACTGCCTATCTGGTGATCGTAGAAGCAGTGCGACAAGTCTGGGACCGGATAGAAAGGCGCCTGTCATCTCCCTACTGA
- a CDS encoding ABC transporter permease subunit (The N-terminal region of this protein, as described by TIGR01726, is a three transmembrane segment that identifies a subfamily of ABC transporter permease subunits, which specificities that include histidine, arginine, glutamine, glutamate, L-cystine (sic), the opines (in Agrobacterium) octopine and nopaline, etc.): MELLAWGSAGWGDELVSGLCLTVALALCTLPLGMLTGLGIAAMRRSSNWLACDVAIGFTTAFRSLPELLTVFLIYYGGQSLINALSQSLDFGPMELHPFAAGLIALALVFGAFSSEVFLAAFAALPPGQGEAGRTLGLHRFQIFLLITGPQMLRLSLPGLSNLWQNLLKDTSLISIIALNDLLRQSKLAASSEVEPVFFYCVAFVLYLSLAVLSSIGIGHVRSWSDRGFGSAAP, encoded by the coding sequence ATGGAGTTGCTGGCCTGGGGAAGCGCCGGTTGGGGAGACGAGTTGGTCTCAGGCTTATGCCTCACGGTTGCGCTTGCACTCTGCACCCTGCCCCTGGGAATGCTGACCGGTCTCGGAATTGCGGCAATGCGGCGTTCGTCCAACTGGTTGGCCTGCGATGTTGCGATCGGCTTCACGACGGCGTTCCGAAGTCTACCGGAGCTGTTAACGGTGTTTCTCATCTACTATGGCGGCCAGAGCCTGATAAATGCACTGAGTCAGTCCCTCGATTTCGGCCCCATGGAACTACACCCGTTTGCGGCCGGATTGATTGCCCTTGCCCTGGTCTTCGGTGCGTTTTCCTCTGAAGTCTTTCTGGCCGCTTTTGCGGCATTGCCTCCCGGGCAAGGTGAGGCAGGCCGGACACTCGGGCTGCATCGGTTTCAGATATTCCTGCTGATTACCGGGCCGCAGATGCTGCGCCTTTCGTTACCAGGATTGTCAAACCTTTGGCAGAACCTCCTGAAGGACACCTCACTGATCTCCATCATCGCGCTGAATGATCTGCTGCGACAATCCAAGCTTGCCGCGAGTTCGGAGGTGGAGCCGGTGTTCTTCTACTGCGTTGCCTTTGTACTCTACCTGTCGCTGGCTGTACTCTCTTCCATCGGGATCGGACATGTTCGGTCCTGGTCCGATCGCGGGTTTGGATCGGCGGCCCCCTGA
- a CDS encoding transporter substrate-binding domain-containing protein, translating into MSLIKRLKTSSVAVVLTLVTAGSANAEVIRIANDGTYPPFSSIDSEGKLQGFDIEIAKALCTAMNAECELVVQDWEGIIPGLMAGKYDAVIASMAATPERRKSVDFTARYYTTKPGILVTKDSTIAAPSAEALAGKTIGAGASTADAAYVEAHLVESDLRLYPTPAEIRADLISGRIDAAIGDVIELSEFLKTEDGACCKLLGALPPDPEVYGADVSIAVAKGNDALRERFDAAIMKIRADGTYKEINDRYFDIDIYGD; encoded by the coding sequence ATGTCACTAATAAAGCGGTTGAAGACTAGCAGCGTGGCCGTCGTCCTGACGCTCGTCACAGCGGGATCGGCGAACGCGGAAGTTATCCGGATAGCGAACGACGGAACCTATCCCCCGTTCAGTTCGATCGACAGCGAAGGAAAACTTCAGGGGTTTGATATCGAGATCGCCAAGGCACTTTGCACCGCCATGAACGCGGAATGTGAACTGGTCGTTCAAGACTGGGAAGGCATCATTCCGGGTCTGATGGCCGGAAAGTACGATGCTGTCATCGCCTCGATGGCCGCCACCCCGGAACGACGGAAAAGTGTCGATTTCACGGCCAGATACTATACGACCAAGCCCGGAATCCTAGTCACCAAGGACAGTACCATTGCGGCACCGAGCGCAGAAGCGCTCGCCGGCAAGACAATCGGTGCCGGCGCGTCCACGGCTGACGCGGCCTATGTCGAGGCGCATTTGGTCGAATCCGACCTTCGCCTCTATCCGACCCCGGCCGAGATCAGGGCGGATCTGATCTCGGGTCGAATCGACGCGGCGATCGGCGATGTGATTGAGCTTTCCGAATTTCTCAAAACGGAAGATGGCGCCTGCTGCAAGCTGCTTGGTGCACTGCCGCCTGACCCTGAGGTCTATGGCGCGGACGTGTCGATAGCGGTCGCCAAGGGTAATGACGCTCTGCGGGAGCGGTTCGACGCCGCGATCATGAAGATCCGCGCAGACGGAACCTACAAGGAGATCAATGACCGGTACTTCGATATCGACATCTATGGGGATTGA
- a CDS encoding arginase family protein: MINSFSGPLTFFRQPPGQDLRTVDAAVIGLPMDLAVSNRAGARFGPRSIRESSAQLAWGECWPWGFDPFDRLKVADFGDIEFEYGNLKSFRTAATQFYRDCAAKDVVPIGLGGDHHVTAAALDGLVPDESDTPIALLQFDAHTDTTEGPDTQHGTMFGHALARGAIDDASTVRVGVRTASSGDGGLNIAPDRLMSEPPGAIADLIHERLRNRRVYITFDIDCLDPSCAPGTGTPVPGGPSTLMILRLLRSLGARCKDRPLTVVGIDLVEISTPYDHAEITSLAGCQILQELICLLTVCREAQQSG; encoded by the coding sequence ATGATCAATAGTTTCTCAGGCCCCCTTACATTCTTTCGACAGCCCCCCGGGCAGGACCTCAGGACTGTAGACGCCGCAGTAATTGGGTTACCGATGGACCTGGCCGTCTCGAACCGTGCTGGTGCCAGGTTCGGGCCGCGGTCTATCCGAGAAAGCAGCGCGCAGCTTGCCTGGGGCGAATGCTGGCCGTGGGGATTCGATCCCTTCGACCGTTTGAAGGTCGCAGATTTTGGCGACATCGAGTTCGAGTACGGAAATCTGAAAAGCTTCCGGACGGCCGCGACGCAATTCTACCGCGACTGCGCGGCAAAGGATGTCGTGCCGATTGGCCTTGGCGGCGATCATCACGTCACCGCGGCCGCCCTGGACGGTCTTGTGCCCGACGAAAGCGACACCCCGATCGCCTTGCTTCAGTTTGATGCCCATACCGATACGACCGAAGGCCCGGATACCCAGCACGGCACAATGTTCGGACATGCACTCGCGCGCGGAGCCATCGACGATGCCTCAACCGTTCGGGTTGGCGTTCGCACTGCAAGCAGCGGGGATGGGGGTCTCAACATCGCGCCGGATCGGCTGATGTCCGAGCCGCCTGGAGCAATCGCCGACCTCATCCATGAACGACTGCGGAACAGGCGTGTCTACATCACATTCGACATCGATTGCCTGGACCCGAGTTGCGCTCCGGGCACAGGTACGCCGGTTCCCGGCGGCCCATCCACATTAATGATACTGCGCCTTCTGCGCAGCCTCGGGGCACGGTGCAAGGACCGGCCACTGACCGTAGTCGGGATCGATCTTGTGGAGATATCAACACCTTACGATCATGCCGAGATAACCTCTTTGGCAGGCTGCCAGATTCTTCAGGAGCTCATTTGCCTTCTGACGGTGTGCCGAGAGGCGCAACAATCAGGATAG
- a CDS encoding LysR substrate-binding domain-containing protein, whose translation MKERPIPSLNALRSFDATARHFSQTKAADELCVTPSAVSKQIALLEEYFGFALFEREQRGIRLTERGAKCARVTTQAFSQLSRELQKIMQPTEAPLRILCDLDFAQLWLLPRLDRFRRAHSGVTLDISVEVDAVEASADHDCVLFWGQRSWGSSIMIEPVFLNSVFLVAAPESEAKHRFLTSPSELRDSDLINDRTPGWWERFCVESGLSHLNPHNAPTYPTTAMCMEACALGFGLAVADEVTSRSYLEQGRVEILADLKIQTSDAYYAAWRYEAGKDSRIDTFRNWILEEAELHRRWMIGAWDHHFAGASGAD comes from the coding sequence ATGAAAGAACGCCCGATACCGTCCCTGAATGCCCTTCGCAGCTTTGACGCAACCGCACGGCATTTCAGTCAAACAAAGGCCGCGGATGAGCTTTGCGTGACGCCTTCGGCCGTCTCCAAACAGATCGCGCTTCTGGAGGAGTATTTCGGTTTCGCTCTGTTCGAGCGTGAGCAGAGAGGTATCCGGCTTACGGAGAGGGGCGCGAAATGTGCACGCGTGACAACGCAGGCCTTCAGCCAGCTATCGCGCGAGCTTCAGAAAATCATGCAGCCGACGGAAGCCCCGCTTCGAATATTGTGCGATCTCGACTTCGCGCAGTTGTGGCTTCTGCCCCGGCTAGACCGGTTTCGCCGCGCCCATTCCGGCGTGACTTTGGACATCTCCGTGGAAGTCGATGCCGTGGAAGCTTCGGCCGACCACGATTGCGTTCTGTTCTGGGGACAACGGTCGTGGGGCAGCAGCATCATGATCGAGCCGGTTTTCCTGAACTCGGTGTTTCTCGTCGCCGCTCCGGAAAGCGAGGCGAAACACCGCTTTCTCACATCTCCATCCGAACTGCGCGATTCAGACTTGATCAACGACCGTACGCCGGGATGGTGGGAGCGGTTCTGCGTTGAGAGTGGATTAAGCCATCTCAACCCGCACAACGCGCCTACCTATCCGACGACCGCCATGTGCATGGAGGCGTGCGCTCTGGGGTTCGGGTTGGCTGTGGCGGATGAAGTGACGTCACGCAGCTACCTTGAGCAGGGGCGGGTTGAGATCTTGGCGGATCTCAAAATACAGACCTCGGATGCCTACTATGCCGCTTGGCGCTACGAAGCCGGCAAGGACAGCCGAATCGACACGTTTCGAAACTGGATCCTTGAGGAGGCTGAACTGCATCGCCGCTGGATGATAGGCGCTTGGGACCACCATTTCGCGGGCGCTTCAGGGGCCGATTAA
- a CDS encoding phytanoyl-CoA dioxygenase family protein has product MKLSNEQRAQLNQDGFLVLPDVFSVREVATIRSRLPRLFAETCEANVIERGSGAVRTAMGLHLRDPLFADLARHPRLIEPARQILGQPFYIQQVKVNVKAAFSGEIWQWHTDFATHHGEDGVPRPEAINLHILLDEVNEFNGPLYFVPGSHKGPEHAAWLDDRTTSYPLWVTDIDRVRETISKSTIVSAKGGPGTVLIFHDTLIHGSPNNMSPWDRGIFSLIVNPVANALTSYKRPDYKHHRDLTPVTPVRDDCLETYETGQMATAT; this is encoded by the coding sequence GTGAAGCTCTCAAACGAACAGCGTGCACAACTGAACCAGGACGGTTTCCTCGTCCTGCCGGATGTCTTCTCCGTCCGGGAGGTCGCCACGATCCGCTCCCGCCTGCCCCGCCTTTTCGCGGAAACCTGCGAGGCGAACGTCATCGAACGCGGGTCGGGGGCGGTCCGGACCGCGATGGGGCTGCACCTGCGCGATCCGCTTTTCGCGGATCTGGCGCGTCACCCCCGCCTGATCGAACCGGCGCGGCAGATCCTCGGGCAGCCGTTCTACATTCAACAGGTGAAGGTCAATGTGAAGGCCGCCTTCTCCGGCGAGATCTGGCAGTGGCACACCGATTTCGCGACCCATCACGGCGAGGACGGCGTCCCGCGCCCCGAGGCGATCAACCTGCACATCCTCCTGGATGAGGTGAACGAGTTCAATGGTCCGCTCTATTTCGTCCCCGGCTCCCACAAGGGCCCGGAGCATGCTGCATGGCTGGACGACAGAACCACCAGCTATCCACTTTGGGTGACGGATATCGACCGGGTCCGCGAAACGATCTCGAAGTCGACCATCGTGTCGGCCAAGGGCGGTCCCGGCACGGTCCTGATCTTCCACGACACGCTGATCCACGGTTCGCCCAACAACATGTCGCCCTGGGACCGGGGCATCTTCTCCCTGATCGTCAATCCGGTCGCCAACGCCCTGACCTCATACAAGCGCCCCGACTACAAGCACCACAGGGACCTGACCCCGGTCACCCCGGTCCGGGATGACTGTCTTGAGACATATGAGACCGGCCAGATGGCCACCGCCACCTGA
- a CDS encoding LysR substrate-binding domain-containing protein: MKRALPPLRAVQYFERAAERENFSSAAEDLSVSKGSISQQVRLLEAYLGVQLFRKSGRRVALTDAGRRYHSAVRNALNILEAETERTVGSRQRATLRITALPAFASVWLVPRLDEFQRLYPHLDIEISADAEIVDFNRSDAQVGIRYGGPRSADLNIRSLGTDTLVPVCAPSYRDRMALAEPGDLNRCRLLHDTYWRDDWRRWLAAANAEECGGRDSQFYTHYSMAIDAARAGAGVAMGHEMLIEGPLTRGDLVRVFDLRIPAEEAYSVVIPERARHLDYVRKFRDWLLAAVVGQGDT, translated from the coding sequence ATGAAACGCGCGTTGCCGCCCCTGAGGGCGGTCCAGTATTTCGAGCGGGCGGCGGAGCGGGAGAATTTTTCTTCCGCGGCTGAGGATTTGTCCGTCTCGAAGGGATCCATCAGTCAGCAGGTCCGGCTGCTTGAGGCCTATCTGGGCGTACAACTGTTTAGAAAATCCGGCCGCAGAGTTGCGCTGACCGATGCCGGCCGCCGCTACCACTCGGCGGTGCGTAACGCCTTGAACATCCTGGAGGCGGAAACCGAACGGACCGTCGGGTCGCGCCAGCGCGCGACGCTTCGGATCACGGCGCTTCCCGCCTTCGCGTCGGTCTGGCTGGTCCCGCGCCTGGACGAATTTCAGAGACTCTATCCCCATCTCGATATCGAAATCTCGGCCGATGCGGAGATCGTCGATTTCAACCGGTCGGACGCGCAGGTCGGCATTCGCTATGGCGGGCCCCGTTCGGCGGACCTCAACATCCGCTCCCTGGGTACGGATACGCTGGTGCCGGTCTGCGCGCCGTCCTATCGCGACCGGATGGCGCTGGCTGAGCCCGGGGACCTGAACCGGTGCCGGTTGCTGCATGACACCTATTGGCGGGACGATTGGCGCCGCTGGCTCGCCGCAGCCAACGCGGAAGAATGCGGCGGGCGGGACAGCCAGTTCTACACCCATTACAGCATGGCCATCGATGCCGCGCGGGCTGGAGCCGGTGTTGCAATGGGCCACGAGATGCTGATCGAAGGACCTCTGACGCGGGGCGATCTGGTGCGCGTCTTTGATTTGAGGATACCGGCGGAAGAGGCCTATTCTGTGGTGATCCCGGAGCGGGCACGCCATCTGGACTATGTTCGAAAGTTCCGGGATTGGCTGCTGGCGGCGGTGGTCGGGCAGGGCGATACCTGA
- a CDS encoding cold-shock protein encodes MTTGTVKWFNATKGFGFIQPEDGSNDAFVHISAVERSGLSDLVEGQRVKFELIAGRNGKMAAENLSLAD; translated from the coding sequence ATGACCACGGGTACCGTAAAATGGTTCAACGCCACCAAAGGCTTCGGCTTCATTCAACCGGAAGACGGCTCGAACGATGCGTTCGTGCATATCAGCGCCGTCGAGCGCTCCGGCCTGAGTGACCTGGTGGAAGGCCAGCGCGTGAAGTTCGAACTGATCGCAGGCCGGAACGGTAAAATGGCGGCTGAAAATCTGTCTCTGGCGGATTGA
- a CDS encoding NAD(P)/FAD-dependent oxidoreductase, translated as MQSYDVIVLGAGAAGLMCAAVATRRGRRVLVLDHAKKPGEKILISGGGRCNFTNLDVTPANFLSRNPHFCKSALKRYTQYDFIDLVERYRIAYHEKDHGQLFCDRSAKDIVAMLLAEADGADVRTRTAIQAVSRPDLETRAFRVETDDGIFEAESLVMATGGPAIPQMGATGFAYDVARQFGLGIVEPRAGLVPLTFDAETLGQLEGLSGVAVDASAVLDKTRFDEALLFTHQGFSGPVILQISSYWREGDTLTIDMLPGRDAFALLKDAKQSAARREIQTVLADMLPKRLAQRIAEIVGLQGRMAELSDRNLERAAERINAWQVTPSGSLGLKKAEVTLGGVDTDGLSSKTMEVKTVPGLFFIGEAVDVTGHLGGFNFQWAWASGHACGEVA; from the coding sequence ATGCAGAGCTACGATGTCATTGTACTGGGGGCCGGTGCGGCCGGGTTGATGTGCGCCGCCGTCGCGACGCGGCGTGGCCGACGGGTGCTGGTGCTCGATCATGCCAAGAAGCCGGGCGAGAAGATTCTGATCTCCGGCGGTGGGCGGTGCAATTTCACCAATCTGGATGTCACGCCGGCGAATTTCCTGTCGCGCAATCCGCATTTCTGCAAATCGGCCCTGAAGCGCTATACGCAGTACGATTTCATCGACCTCGTCGAACGCTACCGCATCGCCTATCACGAAAAGGACCATGGGCAACTGTTCTGCGACCGGTCGGCCAAGGACATTGTCGCCATGCTGCTGGCGGAAGCCGACGGCGCGGACGTTCGCACCCGCACAGCCATCCAGGCGGTGTCCCGGCCCGATCTGGAGACCCGGGCCTTCCGCGTTGAGACGGATGACGGGATTTTCGAGGCGGAGTCACTGGTCATGGCGACCGGCGGGCCGGCCATACCGCAGATGGGGGCGACCGGCTTTGCCTATGACGTCGCCCGCCAGTTCGGGCTCGGCATCGTCGAACCCCGGGCCGGGCTGGTGCCGTTGACCTTCGATGCGGAGACCCTTGGGCAACTGGAGGGGCTTTCCGGTGTGGCGGTCGATGCATCGGCGGTCCTGGACAAGACCCGTTTTGACGAGGCGCTGCTGTTCACGCATCAGGGGTTCAGCGGTCCGGTGATCCTGCAGATTTCTTCCTACTGGCGGGAAGGCGACACTCTGACCATCGACATGCTGCCCGGGCGCGATGCATTTGCGCTGCTGAAGGACGCCAAGCAGTCCGCTGCCAGGCGGGAAATCCAGACCGTCCTGGCCGACATGCTGCCGAAACGGCTGGCCCAGCGCATTGCGGAGATCGTCGGCCTTCAGGGCCGCATGGCGGAACTGTCGGACAGGAACCTGGAACGCGCGGCGGAACGCATCAACGCCTGGCAGGTGACACCCAGCGGGTCGTTGGGGCTGAAAAAGGCGGAAGTCACGCTGGGCGGGGTCGATACCGACGGGCTGTCGTCAAAAACCATGGAAGTGAAAACCGTTCCCGGCCTCTTCTTCATCGGCGAGGCGGTGGACGTGACCGGTCATCTGGGCGGCTTCAATTTCCAATGGGCCTGGGCCTCGGGCCATGCCTGCGGCGAGGTCGCGTGA
- a CDS encoding FAD-dependent oxidoreductase, whose translation MRDARYDVLFDPIRIGPVTAKNRFYQVPHCTGMGWQRPRTLAAMRGAKAEGGWGVVCTEYCSVHESSDDGAYPYARLWNSEDIRANALMTEAVHEHGALAGAELWIGGNYIANMASREPSLGLRSRPSTNTDLLHPFQCRPLDREDIRNVLKWQRDAALRAVEAGFDIVYVYATHGYLLSEFLNPETNPRTDEYGGTLENRLRIVRELIAETREAIRDKAALAVRFTADLSDPESMDAFAMMAEDPDLWDLTVHDYGIEMGASRFVREGALEASVAHAKSLTTRPVAAVGRFTSPDTMARVVRSGVQDMIGAARPSIADPFLPKKIEEGRVEDIRECIGCNVCYAHNTLGVPIRCTQNPTMGEEHRRGWHPERVPPARRNERVLIVGAGPAGLEAARVLGQRGFDVMLAEAGRDLGGRVTQESRLPGLAEWARVRDWRLGQIEKLPNVEIFRESPMSVDDVLAVGADHVLTATGAKWVTDGISRHRDAPIPAAAGASVVSADQLLQGATPPEGPVVIYDDDHYYLGSILALLLRSKGNAVTLMTPAGRPATWGGYTNEQFETASALMEAGVDIVTNRTLERIEPDHCIAACIFSGRAEVIPSDWVVPLTRREPNDDLYRALKSSVERGDVGAPKGLSRVGDCDAPGIIATAVYSGYKAAVELGADQ comes from the coding sequence ATGCGAGACGCACGCTACGATGTTCTGTTCGATCCCATTCGGATCGGTCCCGTCACCGCGAAGAACCGTTTCTATCAGGTGCCCCATTGCACCGGCATGGGCTGGCAGCGTCCGAGAACGCTGGCCGCGATGCGCGGCGCCAAGGCCGAGGGGGGCTGGGGTGTCGTCTGCACCGAATACTGTTCCGTCCACGAGAGTTCCGATGACGGTGCCTATCCCTATGCCCGTCTTTGGAACAGCGAGGACATCCGGGCCAATGCCCTGATGACGGAGGCCGTCCATGAACATGGTGCGCTGGCGGGTGCGGAACTGTGGATCGGGGGCAATTACATCGCCAACATGGCAAGCCGGGAGCCCAGCCTGGGGCTGCGCAGTCGCCCGTCGACCAATACGGACCTGCTGCATCCCTTTCAGTGCCGCCCGCTGGATCGGGAGGATATCCGCAATGTCCTGAAATGGCAGCGCGACGCCGCCCTCCGGGCGGTCGAGGCCGGGTTCGACATCGTCTACGTCTACGCGACGCACGGCTACCTGCTGTCGGAATTCCTGAATCCGGAAACCAACCCCCGAACGGACGAATATGGCGGGACGCTGGAGAACCGACTTCGCATCGTCCGCGAACTGATCGCGGAGACCCGCGAGGCAATCCGGGACAAGGCCGCCCTGGCCGTCCGTTTCACCGCGGACCTCTCCGACCCGGAGAGCATGGATGCTTTCGCCATGATGGCCGAAGACCCGGATCTCTGGGATCTGACCGTCCATGATTATGGCATCGAGATGGGGGCGTCCCGATTTGTCCGGGAAGGCGCATTGGAGGCCAGCGTCGCCCATGCCAAGTCCCTGACGACAAGGCCGGTCGCGGCGGTCGGTCGCTTTACATCGCCCGACACGATGGCGCGCGTCGTCCGGTCCGGCGTTCAGGACATGATCGGCGCGGCCCGCCCCTCCATCGCCGATCCGTTCCTCCCTAAGAAGATTGAGGAAGGACGGGTCGAAGATATTCGTGAATGCATCGGGTGCAATGTCTGTTACGCCCATAACACGCTGGGGGTGCCGATCCGCTGCACCCAGAACCCGACCATGGGGGAGGAACACCGGCGCGGCTGGCATCCGGAACGGGTGCCCCCTGCCCGCCGCAATGAGCGAGTTCTGATCGTCGGTGCCGGACCGGCGGGGCTGGAAGCGGCGCGGGTCCTGGGCCAGCGCGGGTTCGACGTGATGCTGGCGGAGGCCGGGCGTGATCTGGGCGGTCGTGTCACCCAGGAAAGCCGCCTGCCCGGCCTGGCTGAATGGGCGCGGGTCCGCGACTGGCGTCTGGGACAGATCGAGAAACTACCGAATGTCGAAATCTTCCGGGAAAGCCCCATGTCGGTCGACGATGTCCTGGCCGTCGGTGCGGACCATGTCCTGACGGCCACCGGCGCGAAATGGGTGACCGACGGGATCAGCCGCCATCGCGATGCCCCGATACCGGCGGCGGCCGGCGCCTCCGTCGTCTCCGCCGATCAACTGCTGCAGGGCGCGACACCGCCGGAAGGACCGGTCGTGATTTATGACGACGATCACTATTACCTCGGGTCGATCCTGGCGCTGCTGCTCCGGTCGAAAGGAAATGCGGTCACCCTCATGACACCGGCGGGGCGCCCGGCAACCTGGGGCGGCTATACGAACGAACAGTTCGAAACTGCCTCTGCGTTGATGGAGGCCGGCGTCGATATCGTCACCAACCGGACGCTGGAGCGAATCGAGCCCGACCATTGCATTGCAGCCTGCATCTTCAGCGGGCGCGCAGAGGTCATTCCGTCGGATTGGGTCGTTCCCCTGACCAGACGGGAGCCGAATGACGACCTATATCGTGCCCTGAAGTCATCGGTCGAAAGGGGGGATGTCGGCGCGCCGAAGGGACTGTCCCGGGTCGGGGATTGCGACGCCCCCGGGATCATCGCCACGGCGGTCTACAGCGGATACAAGGCGGCGGTGGAACTGGGGGCCGACCAGTGA